The following is a genomic window from Actinomadura sp. WMMB 499.
TCCCCCGCCGAACGCCGGTACACCTTCGCCGGACGACCCGCACCCGGACCCGAACGGCCCGTCAACCGCCGGCTGCCCGCCTCCAGCAGGCCCGCGCCCACCAGCTTGTCCAGATGGAACGCCGCCAGCGTCCGGCCCACGCCCGCCGCCTCGGCGGCCTCGTTCCGGCCCACCTCACCGCCCCGCGCCGCCACGAACTCGTACAGCCGCCGCCGCACCGGATCCTGCAGCAGCGCGATCGCGTCGATGTCCTCCACCCCGCCAGTCTAGGAACAGCGGGAATGGGTTTTAGAACGCCGGGCCGCACCAGCGGCCCCGGCGGACCGCCTCAATGCACGCCGAGAAGATCGACGACGAACACCAGCGTGTCATCGCCCCGGATGCCGTACTGCGACAGCCCCTTCTCCCCGTACCCCAGCGACGGCGGCACCACCAGCACCAACCGGCTGCCCACGCGACGCCCCACCAGCGCCTCGTCCCAGCCCTTCAGCACCTCGCCCGTCCCGATCGTCACCGCCGCCGGATGCCCCTCACCCCACGTCGAATTGAACACCTGACCGTTACGCCAGAAATACCCCGCATACTGCAGCGCGACGAGCTGCCCGCCCTTCACCTCGGGCCCCTCACCCTGCACCAGCGTCCCCACCCGCAGCTTCTTCGGCGCCGCCGCCCGCGGCATCGTCACCACCGGAACCTGACCCGACGCCGCATCCCCGACCTCCGGCAGGCCCGCCTCCCGCCGCTCCGGCGCCTTCCCCTTCGGCCCCGCCGACTTCCCGTACACCCCCGCACGTCCAGCACGTACACCAGCGTGTCGTCCGCACCCACCCGATGCCGGGTGTCACCATCCTCCCCGAACCCCTTCTCCGGCGGAATCCGCGCCACCACACGCGCCCCGCCCGCGCACCCACCAGCGCCTCCGCCAGCCCCGGAACCACCGTCCCCGTCGGGAACACCCCCGGCTCGCCCTCCGCATAACTGCTCGCCACGAGCTTGCGCTCCTCGTCGTTCCACCGGTAACCGACATAGTCGGCCACCACCAGATCGCCCTCGCGCACCTCCGCGCCGTCCCCCTCCTCGAGGGTCTCCACCGCCAGCGAGTCGTCCGGGCCGCCGTCCGGGAACTCCACGTCCGGCACCTTCCCGAACTCCCCGCCGACCGACACCCCCACCCCGCCGCCGAACAACGAGCACGACGACACCACCACCAGCGGAACGGCGAGCAGTGCGACGGCGAGCACGACCGAAAGACGACGACGGCGCATACAGGTCCTTCACGGGGGTGACGAGCGCTGCTGGGCGCTCACCCTACCCCCAAAGTGACCCGCCAGTAGGCCCCGGCGAGCCAACTCCCACCGACACCACCGCACGACACACCGAACCCGCCCACAAGGCACACCCCGCCGCCCCGCAACACGGACCGACCCACCGAACGACCGCCCCCTACATACCGGAGATCAGCTTGTCCACCCGCTCGTCCACCGACCGGAACGGGTCCTTGCACAACACCGTCCGCTGCGCCTGATCGTTCAACTTCAAATGCACCCAGTCCACCGTGAAATCACGACGCTTCTCCTGCGCCTTACGGATGAACTCACCCCGCAACCGCGCCCGCGTCGTCTGCGGCGGCACCGACTTCGCCTCGAAGATGTCCAGATCACGAGTCACCCGCTCCGCCGCCCCACGCCGCTCCAGCAGGTAGTACAACCCCCGATCACGATGCACATCGTGATACGTCAGATCCAACTGCGCCACCCGCGGCGACGACAACGGCAGATCGTACTTGCGCCGATACCGCTCGATCAGCTGGTACTTCATCACCCAGTCGATCTCCCGCGACACCAGATCCAGATCCCCGGTCTCCACCGCCCGCAGCGTCCGCTCCCACAGATCCAGCACCCGCTTCGCCGTCGCGTCCCCACCGCGCGCGTCCACGAAATCCCGCGCCTTGACGAAGTACTCCTTCTGGATCTCCAGCGAACTGGCCTCCCGGCCGTTCGCCAACCGCACCTTCCGCCGGCCCGTCATGTCATGACTGACCTCCCGGATCGCCCGAATCGGGTTCTCCAGCGTCAGATCACGCATCACCACCCCCGCCTCGACCATCCGCAGCACCAGATCGGTCGCACCGACCTTCAGCAGCATCGTCGCCTCACTCATGTTCGAGTCACCGACGATCACATGCAGCCGCCGGAACCGCTCCGCATCCGCATGCGGCTCGTCCCGCGTGTTGATGATCGGACGCGACCGCGTCGTCGCC
Proteins encoded in this region:
- a CDS encoding FKBP-type peptidyl-prolyl cis-trans isomerase, with amino-acid sequence MLAVALLAVPLVVVSSCSLFGGGVGVSVGGEFGKVPDVEFPDGGPDDSLAVETLEEGDGAEVREGDLVVADYVGYRWNDEERKLVASSYAEGEPGVFPTGTVVPGLAEALVGARAGRVWWRGFRRRRGSGRMVTPGIGWVRTTRWCTCWTCGGVREVGGAEGEGAGAAGGGPAGGRGCGVGSGSGGDDAAGGGAEEAAGGDAGAG
- the pafA gene encoding Pup--protein ligase, which codes for MDRRIFGLENEYGVTCTFRGQRRLSPDEVARYLFRRVVSWGRSSNVFLRNGARLYLDVGSHPEYATPECDSVVDLVTHDKAGERILEGLQVDAERRLREEGIAGDIYLFKNNTDSAGNSYGCHENYLVGRHGEFGRLADVLIPYLVTRQIICGAGKVLQTPRGAVYCVSQRAEHIWEGVSSATTRSRPIINTRDEPHADAERFRRLHVIVGDSNMSEATMLLKVGATDLVLRMVEAGVVMRDLTLENPIRAIREVSHDMTGRRKVRLANGREASSLEIQKEYFVKARDFVDARGGDATAKRVLDLWERTLRAVETGDLDLVSREIDWVMKYQLIERYRRKYDLPLSSPRVAQLDLTYHDVHRDRGLYYLLERRGAAERVTRDLDIFEAKSVPPQTTRARLRGEFIRKAQEKRRDFTVDWVHLKLNDQAQRTVLCKDPFRSVDERVDKLISGM
- a CDS encoding FKBP-type peptidyl-prolyl cis-trans isomerase, with translation MGTLVQGEGPEVKGGQLVALQYAGYFWRNGQVFNSTWGEGHPAAVTIGTGEVLKGWDEALVGRRVGSRLVLVVPPSLGYGEKGLSQYGIRGDDTLVFVVDLLGVH